A DNA window from Daucus carota subsp. sativus chromosome 3, DH1 v3.0, whole genome shotgun sequence contains the following coding sequences:
- the LOC108211420 gene encoding cinnamoyl-CoA reductase 1, with translation MHLICDQVVCVTGAGGFIASWVVKSLLEKGYTVRGTVRNPDDPKNDHLWELQGAKERLTLYKAELLDYNSLFEAINGCDGVFHIASPVSEEESMVETAVIGSKNVIVAAAEAKVKRVVLTSSIGAVYMDPNRSPNELIDETFWSDLEFCKSTESWYFYGKVLAERLAWKESKLRGLDIVTISPVLVIGPLLQPTLNASTAHILEYLTGAVKTYSNSNLAFVDVRDVASAHVFLFETPSAKGRYICYESSLHLGEMAEILAKYFPEYAVPTKCSGEVKPRAKPLSFSNQKLKGMGLDFIPVKQCLYETVKSLQGKGHLPVFNHQNDI, from the exons ATGCATTTAATTTGTGATCAAGTGGTGTGTGTTACTGGCGCCGGCGGATTTATCGCTTCATGGGTGGTCAAGTCACTCTTGGAAAAAGGTTACACTGTTAGAGGAACTGTTAGAAATCCAG ATGATCCCAAGAATGATCATCTGTGGGAGCTTCAAGGAGCCAAGGAGAGATTGACATTATACAAAGCTGAGCtgcttgattacaatagtttgtTTGAAGCCATTAATGGATGCGATGGTGTTTTTCACATTGCATCACCGGTCTCTGAGGAA GAGAGTATGGTGGAAACGGCAGTCATTGGAAGCAAGAACGTGATAGTTGCTGCTGCAGAAGCCAAGGTGAAGCGGGTCGTTTTAACTTCATCAATAGGAGCCGTATACATGGACCCTAACAGAAGCCCCAACGAGCTCATCGATGAAACATTTTGGAGCGATCTTGAGTTCTGCAAGAGCACTGAG AGCTGGTATTTCTATGGAAAAGTTTTGGCAGAACGATTGGCATGGAAAGAGTCGAAACTGAGAGGGCTGGACATAGTGACAATCAGCCCTGTGTTGGTCATTGGCCCTTTATTGCAACCAACTCTTAATGCAAGCACGGCTCATATCCTTGAATACCTGACTGGAGCTGTCAAGACCTATAGCAACTCAAATCTGGCTTTTGTCGATGTCAGAGATGTCGCATCTGCacatgtttttctttttgagaCTCCATCTGCAAAAGGGCGATACATTTGTTACGAGAGCTCCCTTCATCTTGGCGAGATGGCTGAAATTTTGGCTAAATATTTCCCTGAATATGCGGTTCCTACCAA ATGTTCTGGTGAAGTTAAGCCGAGAGCAAAGCCACTATCATTTTCAAACCAAAAGCTAAAGGGCATGGGACTTGATTTCATACCCGTGAAGCAATGCCTATATGAAACTGTCAAGAGTCTGCAGGGGAAGGGACACCTTCCTGTTTTTAACCACCAAAATGATATCTGA
- the LOC135151368 gene encoding uncharacterized protein LOC135151368: MASNNLSISIPSFKGDHYNSWAIKMKSYLKAMSLWETIESDVELTLLPQNPTPAQIKKRDEEAAREAKALSCIHSAVSDGIFTSIMTCESPKEAWSTLKEEFEGNAKTKLMQVLNLKREFEMQRMKGNETIKEYVSKLMSIVNQIRLFGETFANERVVDKILVSVPEKYESKISSLEDSKDLSKITLMELVNALSAVDQRRSMREEEKGGKNEGSY; this comes from the coding sequence ATGGCATCAAACAACCTCTCCATCTCTATTCCATCGTTCAAAGGAGATCACTATAATTCATGGGCTATCAAAATGAAATCATATTTGAAAGCTATGAGTTTGTGGGAAACAATTGAAAGTGATGTTGAATTAACCCTTCTTCCACAAAATCCAACACCGGCCCAAATCAAAAAACGTGACGAAGAAGCGGCAAGAGAAGCAAAGGCACTCTCATGTATTCATTCAGCGGTGTCGGATGGAATCTTCACAAGTATCATGACTTGCGAGTCACCAAAAGAGGCATGGAGCACGCTAAAGGAAGAGTTTGAAGGAAATGCTAAAACAAAGTTGATGCAAGTTTTGAATCTCAAACGAGAATTCGAGATGCAGCGGATGAAAGGGAACGAAACTATTAAGGAATATGTGAGTAAACTTATGAgcattgttaatcaaataaggTTGTTTGGTGAAACATTTGCTAATGAGAGGGTTGTTGATAAAATTCTGGTGAGTGTTCCTGAAAAATATGAGTCTAAAATATCCTCACTTGAAGATTCCAAAGATTTATCCAAAATAACCCTAATGGAGTTGGTCAATGCCTTGAGCGCCGTTGATCAAAGGAGATCAATGAGGGAGGAAGAAAAAGGAGGAAAGAATGAGGGATCCTATTAG
- the LOC108211933 gene encoding cinnamoyl-CoA reductase 1, translating to MHLVCDQVVCVTGAGGFIASWLVKLLLEKGYTVRGTVRNPDDPRNDHLMELEGAKERLRLYKAELLDYNSLFEAINGCDGVFHTASPVSDDPALTESAVTGSKNVIIAAAEAEVGRVVFTSSIGAVYMDPNTSPDEIVYETRWSDLDFCKKTKNWYCYGKVLAERAAWEESKKRGVDMVVINPVLVIGPLLQPTINASTVHILKYLNGAVKTYANSVQAYVHVNDVAAAHVLLFENPSAAGRYICSESSLHRGEVVEILAKFFPEYPVPTKCSDEIKPRAKALTFSNQKLKDMGLDFVPVKQCLYETVKSLQEKGQLPVHDQEI from the exons ATGCATTTGGTTTGTGATCAAGTGGTTTGTGTTACAGGAGCCGGAGGATTCATTGCTTCATGGCTCGTCAAGTTACTCCTTGAGAAAGGTTACACTGTTAGAGGAACTGTCAGAAATCCAG ATGATCCGAGAAATGATCACTTGATGGAGCTTGAAGGAGCCAAGGAGAGATTGAGATTGTACAAAGCTGAGCTGCtcgattacaatagtttatttgaagccattaatggATGCGATGGTGTATTTCATACCGCATCGCCAGTATCGGATGATCCA GCATTGACGGAATCGGCTGTTACCGGAAGCAAGAACGTGATAATTGCAGCCGCGGAAGCTGAAGTCGGACGGGTGGTGTTCACGTCATCAATAGGGGCGGTATACATGGACCCTAATACAAGCCCCGACGAGATCGTTTATGAAACTCGTTGGAGTGATCTCGATTTTTGCAAGAAGACTAAG AACTGGTATTGCTATGGAAAAGTATTGGCAGAACGAGCTGCGTGGGAAGAGTCCAAAAAAAGAGGGGTGGATATGGTGGTAATCAACCCGGTGTTAGTGATCGGGCCATTGTTGCAGCCTACTATCAACGCTAGCACGGTTCATATCCTCAAATACCTCAATGGCGCtgtcaagacttatgccaactcGGTCCAGGCTTATGTCCATGTTAATGATGTCGCGGCTGCACACGTTCTTCTCTTTGAGAATCCCTCAGCAGCAGGAAGATATATCTGTTCTGAAAGCTCGCTTCATCGCGGTGAGGTGGTGGAAATTTTGGCCAAGTTTTTTCCTGAATACCCCGTGCCTACCAA ATGTTCTGATGAAATTAAGCCTAGAGCAAAGGCATTAACGTTTTCAAACCAGAAGCTGAAGGACATGGGACTTGACTTCGTGCCCGTGAAGCAATGCCTATATGAAACTGTCAAGAGCCTGCAGGAGAAGGGTCAGCTCCCGGTTCACGATCAGGAAATATAA